CCTGAGGTGAATACCATGAAAAATTATGCTGAGCAGCAAGAATTGCTCTTAAGTCAAATCCCAAATAAATGTTTTAAAGACCAAGATTTCAGTGGATGTGACTTGAGGGGAATTGACCTGAGAGCAGTTGATTTAAGTGGTATTAACCTAATAGGAGCAGATTTGCAGGATGCAAATCTGTGTGGTGCTATCCTGACTCGTGCTAATTTAAGTGGTGCAAATTTAATGCACGCTAGTTTACGTGAAGCTAATTTGTATGAAGCTTGTTTGCGTGAAGCTAATTTAATTGATGCTGATCTAACACAAGCAAATTTGTGTGGAAGTTCCTTATTACGGGCGCAGCTCACAGATAGTAACCTTTGGGGTGCTTCTTTGTGCGACGCGGATTTAAGTGAAGCAGACTTAAGCAATGCCATATTAATTGAAGCCTCACTAATTGAAACTAAATTAGTCAGGGCAAATCTTACCGGAGCAAAGCTATGTGGTGCAATTTTATTAGAAGCTAATTTAAACCAAGCCAACTTAACTGGTGTAGACTTCGCATGGGCAAACTTAACTAAGGCTAACTTGAGTGAAGCAAATCTTTGGGAAACAAACCTGATTTATGCAAAGTTGCGGGATACTATTATGCCTGATGGGACAATTGAACAACCTCAAATGGTGATTTATTAATGGTTATTAGTCATTTGTCACTTGTACTGAGCGTATCGCTAAAGCGAAAGCTCCGCTAACGCCTTGGTCTCGCAGAGAAGTCGTAAAGCCTGCGGCATAGCTACGCTTAGGGCGCAGCCTCTCGTAGAGAAGTATTTGTCATTAGTGAATAACAAAAGACAACCAGAAAAGTCGTGGCTTAAGCTTCCTGCACTCTGAACTTCAAAGACAAAGGATTAAATGATTAAAACTCGCGTCGTGAGAAGATAAAAATTGCGATCGCTAACAACATAGCACTGTACAGTAAGCCGTAGCCAGTATTGGTAATCAGCGCAGTTGTGTTTGGTAGTGCTTGGAAACCATACACAGCATCATTTTTTAAATCTAACCGCGATAAATCTGGCAATATGAGAAACAAACCTTGTGTGATGTGTTCTAGTCCAGGATTGCGGCTAAGACGGCCGAGTTTGACTAAATCTTGAGTAATATTCCCGGTTAAATACACGGCAAATGTTAAAGCAGTCGCTAACAGGGAACTAGTAAATACTCCTAAAACCATTGCCACAGCAGTGATTAAGGATAACTGCAAAAGTAAAAAAAATGCAGTTATCAAAATGCTTGGTATTGAATAAGTAGCTTTCCCAAATTGTAAAAATATCAGAAAAATCACTGTCATCGTGGCAATCATTACGGCTAGAACTGCGGATAGCCCCAGGTATTTGCCGATAATAATTTCGCTGCGGCTAACAGGTTTAGCAATTAGTACCAAAACAGTGCGTTTTTCAATTTCTTTGTTAATCAATCCTGTACCAACAAATATAGCAACAATTAAACTAATTGCATTCATTGCTGCCAAGCCAAAGTCTAAAAATATTTTGTTTTCAGTTGTTGCAGCAAATTGCGGCAGCACAAGGAAAACTGTGGCAAGTATCAGCGCATAAAAACCGATAATATATAAGATGCGATCGCGCACCATTTCCTGAAACACATTCTTTGCTAGTACAAAAATTCTGGTAATAGTCATTTGTCATTGGTTATTGGTCATTGGTCATTGGTCATTGGTCATTTGCCAGGAGGTAGAAGGCAGAATGAATCTTCTTGCTTTAATTTGTTAATTTTTAATTTTTAATTTTTAATTAATTTGTCTCCCCCTACTCTTACTGCTGCGGAGGTGGTGACCCAGCGATAAACTTACTCAGGCGATCGCATTCAATTTCTGCAACTGTGATTTTGTTACCTGAGTTGTTTGTTGCTGCAACTGGTTCGATTCGACAAGATTTTTTGAGGTAATATCCGCGTGGATTAGAACTTGGCCCTATCCAGATACTGAGCAAATCTAATATATACCCAGATTTAGTATTTACTACTCGTGGTTCAACGCGCCACAGTTCTTTTTCTTCATATTTTGCTAGATTTTTTTGAATGACTTGGTTACCCAAGCTGCCTACTCGCTGTTTTGCATCTAGTAACCATCTTTCAACTTCTGACCAAGGTCTTTCAGCTATTTGTTCTTCGACTATTGGTTGAAGTTTTTCTAAAATTACAACGCCGTTTCGCGGAACTTTTATTATGGGTTGTGTTGACACAACAAAGGTACTGCGCTTAAAACTGTCTGCCTGCAAACTAGGATATTCTTGTAACCAACTATCTAAAACAAAGTAAAACTGAATCCAGCAACTCAGTACCATACAACTGGCAACTAAAATTATGATTTTTGGTCGGTCTGCTGATTTAGGAATACGAGCTTTAGCATCGGTGTCACTCCCCTCAATGAATTCGGGAATCGCCGTAATTAGCGCCGAAAGAACCGGCCAGAAAACAATTGTTCTTTCCGAAATTACGTTTTCTGGACTTCCAAACGCAAAAACACTGACTAAAAAGCCAGTGATTACTGCTCCTACTGGCATAAAAGTTCCAGGAACCCTTAAAGGGTCTTCAGTGGTATACCAAGATGTTCCAGTAATTAAAAATAACCAACCACAAAAGGCAATTATATCTCTTATATAACCTGTAGCAAAAGATGAGATAAACCAAGAAAAAACACTTAAATAAATTAAAGTTTGCCAGGAATAAGCCTTTGGCGGAACTAATAACTTTTTAACTCCTGCGTAAAGCTCTTCAACAAATTTAAATGCTTTAAATACATCTTTTAGCAATGTATCCATATTTTGACCTCTAACTAATTAGTACGAAAAGATTGATTTTGCTGTTTTAAACAGACATAGGATTCATTTTTTTAACAAATTTGCTTTTGTGGAGTAGTTATAGCGCTTATCGTTTGCATTAAGTATAGTTTTTAACCTCACCCACTGTCTCTTTCTTTAGTAAGGATAGGGAAGCATTTGCTTTACTCAAATATTCTGTGAGGTTATGACTGTATTGCGCCGAAGTTAGAAGCCATATTTCCGAGTAAAAAAGTTTATTATCTCCTACCTTGAGCGAATAAATAAAACAAGAGTAATAGCACTGTAGCTTAAAGAATTAGCTATTAATGTAGCAGTAACTAAATTTGTGTTTTGCAATTTTGCTGTGCTAAAGCGACTTGCCCTACGCCGCTGAAATGGTTTTTCCTCTTCTTCTTTTTTCCATAGTTCTTCTCTTAACGATATTAATAAAACTCTTAAAATAAAGAATTTCATTATAAAAGTAGCAAAGAAAATTATAAAGGCTGTTAAAATCAAAAAAGTTTGAGAACTCGCAGATTTAAAACTATTGAAAAATACATAATTAATTAATTCTGATTTAAGCGTTATTGGCAACATTGGCTCAGCTAGAAAAAATACTAACCAACCAATGACGCTAGAAAATAGATTGGTCGAAATAGCATAAAATGTACTAGTTCTTTTATCAAATTTTAGTTTATAGCTAAAAACATATGCTTCTATGGGAATAGCTATTAGTAAAAATAAAAAGTCAAATAAAACTACACCGACAGGAAAAATTATAGGAAGTGTTAAATTTTCCAACATAAAGGTCAACTGCAAGGGTTAGCTGTAGAGAGTATAACTGGCATAGCCAGGGTGATGGGGGAAATTATCGCATTGTTCTTGTCGTTTACCATGTGGTATGCCAGTATTCCCTTATTAATCTTGTTTATACATTTCGCTGGGACTTGTACTGAGATACTGAAGCAACAATGTTTCTATCTCAGAGTACAAGACGTTCGGTAAGATGAAAGACTTCCACGTTACAGCTTTTCAACAGATGACAAGGAACGGCATCGGTATTCGCACGGCGCAAGTGCGTTCTGAACGGCTCATTGGTCAAATTCATGTCTATGATGGTGTAGGCAAAGGTAAGTCCCAAGCAGCTTTGGGGGTGGTTTTGCGCTCGATAGGTTTAGGGATAAATACACCTAACTATTCCAACCGTGTGTTACTACTGCGGTTTTTAAAAGGCCCAGAACGTGATTATGATGAGGATGGCGCGATCGCAGCTTTGCAGCGTGGTTTTCCCCATTTAATTGACCAAGTTCGCACAGGTAGAGCAGAATTTTTTGGGGCAGAAGAAATTACCCCCTTTGATAAAGCTGAAGCAGCAAGGGGTTGGGATGTGGCTAAAGGTGCGATCGCCAGCGGTTTATATTCAGTTGTTGTCTTGGATGAAATTAACCCTGTTCTAGATTTGGGTTTACTCCCAGTTGATGAGGTGGTAGGGACGTTAAAATCTAAACCCCAAGAGTTGGAAATTATCGCTACTGGACGCGCCGCACCGCAAAAGTTGCTCGATATTGCGGATTTGCACTCAGAAATGAAACCTCAACACCATCCAACGGCAAAAGCACTTTCTTTGGAGGGTATTGAAATTTACACTGGTGCTGGTAAAGGTAAATCTACTAGTGCTTTAGGTAAAGCCTTGCAGGCAATTGGTAGAGGAATCAATCATCCAGGGTCTACCCGCGTACTGATTATGCAGTGGCTTAAAGGCGGTAGTGGTTACACAGAAGATGCAGCGATCGCCGCTTTGCAGCAGTCATATCCAGAAGTGGTGGATCATCAACGCTGTGGTCGAGATGCGATCGTTTGGCGCAATTCCCGGCAAGAATTGGACTATGTAGAAGCTGAACGGGGTTGGGAAATTGCAAAAGTAGCGATCGCCTCTGGTTTGTATAAAACTATCATTCTCGATGAACTCAATCCCACCGTTGATTTAGAACTACTTCCCGTTGAACCAATTGTCCAAGCTTTGCTCCGCAAACCCCGCGACACTGAAATCATCATCACCGGTCGCTGCCAAAATCAACCAGCATACTTTGACTTAGCTAGTATTCACTCTGAAGTTTACTGCCACAAACACTACGCCAATCACGGCGTAGAACTTAAACGAGGGGTTGATTTTTAAAGAAACAGAGAACTTTTGTACAGACGCGATTAATCGCGTCTCTACTCCTAACTCAAAACCACGCGATCGCGTCCTTTTCTTTTTGCCTGATGCAACGCTTTTTCAGCAGCGTGGACTAAATTTGCAGGCTCAGTTGATACTGTGGGAATAATGCTAGCTACGCCTAAACTGACAGTTAAAACAGCAGCGGGAAGACCACCCATACCTGGATAATCACACTTAATTGCCAAAGCTTTCACTTGCTCTCGAATGTGTTCAGCGATATACATAGCCACAGTAACATCTGCCTGGGTGAGGATGGCAAATTCTTCACCACCATAACGAGCCGCTAGCATCGAAATGTTTTCAATCTTAGAATCTGCCATTCGGGTAATTGCAAAAGTATTAGTGGCAGGGTATTCAATACTCTTAGTGGCATATGAAATACTGCTATTACTTATTGGTAAGTTAACGCAGTTACAAATAGTGTTGGCGATTTTTTGCAAACACTTGTCTCCGGCAGAAATCCCGTAGATTTTATTATAAATTTTGAAATAATCAATATCGCATAAAATCAATGATATCGGCGTGCCTTCACGAGCGGAGCGTTGCAACTCAATTTGCAAGTAGGTCTGAAAATAACGGCGATTGGCTAATTGAGTTAGTTCATCTAAGATAGAGAGGACACGCAATTGTTGATTTTCTCTTTTCAAGCGTTCAAAGCTAGCGTTGCTGAAATTTTCAGTTACTGTCAGTTTGTCTCGAAAATACAAACGGTATAATTCACATTCTGGAGTACAGCGATCGCCTTCTAAATTAATCAGCCCCAAACTCTGTAATTTATGTGCCAATGATGGCTCTAATTTTACATCAGCTTCAGCATTAATTACTTGAGAAAAAGCAGTACTTAGTTCTGGTTCGTCTCGCAGTGCTAATAAGTACCGATTTAAATATTCGTTATAAATTCCTGTTGCTGTAGGTGCTTGTTGCAAAAGTTGCTGTAAATCCCGCTCTAACCCCCCTTTACTGACAAGGTGATACAAAGCTAGTCTTACTAAATAAGGATGTCCCCCCACCATTGCCATTAAACGTTCGGCATCTTTACCATCTGTCCAATCCAATCCATGACGTTGTGCTAAATCTTGTACCTGCTCTTTTGTAAACGGGAACAGTTTAATTGGCAAACCGATATTAAATGGTGATTGACTCAGTTTTAAGGGAACAAAAATTTCTGTAGAATATACCAAAACAAGGCGTAATTTTTGCCAAATTTCTGTTCGTCTAGCTTGTTCATACCAAGAACGTAATAGTGGCAAAAATTCACTAGCAATTTCTGGATAATCAAATAACCAATCTACTTCATTCAATACTAAGACAAGAGGGCTTTCCAAAGCAGGCAGCAAATACCTTTGGAAATAGATAGAGCAGCTGACTTTGCTACCCATATCCTCATCCCAATAATCATTGAGTTTTGGTTCTAACTGTAATTCTCGACTGAGGTTGGCACAAAACCAGCGCAAAAATTTATCTAAACTAGTAAATACTACTTTGTCTGCTTGCTGGAAGTCCAAACTTACGGTATTAAAACCTTGATTAGCAGCATGTGCAAGCAACCGTAAAATCAGGGAGCTTTTTCCCGTTTTCTTGGGAGCTTTTATCCGAATGACACTCCCTGGTACAGCTATTTCTGCATAGGCAAGTTCCTCAATTGGTGGACGAAAAATGTAAAACCGAGAATCAAGAGATACTGGCCCACTAGGAAATTCTAAGGATATGGCTGTGGCTGTCCGATGAAATTCTCTTATTAATTGCTTATATGCTTGGCTAATAAGGCGATTTTCTAGATTCTGACGGAGATTAGATTTATTGATAGGTTCTTTCCAAAAGTTACTCAAAAGTTGCCATAAATTAGCAGCAACTTTCCTAACCTGCTCTTCTCCGTGCTGCGTTGCCAACGCTATATCCGTATAGGTTTTTCCTTCCCATAAAGAACGTAACACTATCTCTTGGAGTGTCGTTAAACCGGTTGCTTGACTGGCTTTTAGTAGCAGTACTACTTCATCTATAGTCATTAGTCATCAGCTCTACTTCTAAATGACATTTGCCCAAATCCTGCTTTTTCGTCGCTCAACCTAGCTTTATTTCTGAGGATACTTAACTAGCGAGTCTTTCCCCAACAGCTACAAACAAGCTTTGACAATTTTTTGGATGAGGAAAATTTAACATAACTTGATAAGAAGATTTTTTTTAATATTTTTCTATAATTTTATCTAATTTTTATGTCATATAATATATTTTATTTTAATAATTCTTAAGAATTTATCTGAATATGATATGTATAGTTTTTCTAGAGAATAATGTCGGCGATCGCAATATCTCTAAGATTCATCCAGTTAGCTTTTTCTTGATTACATCAAAATTGATCTGAGGGGCTGATAAATGTCTAAATAGATTACAGCCTAATAGGCTAAATTCACTATCTTGTTAATAAAATTACACTTAATATACTTAAGTCCTGGGTATTAAAACAGGCTATAAGCTGAGAATATCTCCTATAATTTAGCAATACTCGTGTATATAAAATCACTTACCTCTCTTCTGATAGAAGCTGAACTTTTTACATAACACTAGTTAATAATCTCACAAGCTATCGCCAACTTTTCACGAAGAAAATATTCAGAGCTGGTTATAAAAACGCCTCTTTTCCAGAAGCTAAAATTCAGAATATAGAAGTCTCTTAGGCTATAACTACTCACTTATTTGTTTTTCGTGCTTAGTTTCAGACGTTGAAAGCACAACACTAAACTGTTCACATAGATATAACCTCATGTGTAGCATAAGTTCTTTGTTTTAACTGAATCAGAGGATGGGAAGATAAGAGTAAGCAATGTTAATTTCCGAACCTGCTGGGCTATTTACCCAAGACAGAGAGATATAAAATTTTCTCAGTAAATATATATGACTTCGACCGTTCCCCCTAAAACTCGGAATTTACCAACTCAAGCAATAGGAGCCAAAATTTTTCACTCCTGTAATGTTGTTAGCCTGTCAATAATGCTCACCAGTGGACTACAAATTTACAACGCCAACCCTGTTTTTGGTGGACGTGAAGGTTTACATATTCCTTCGATATTTACCTTGGGAGGTTGGCTAGCGGGAGGTAGACACTGGCATTTTGCAGCAATGTGGCTATTTTCGTTAAATCTGTTGTGGTATGGAATTTACGTTTTAATTACCCGACGTTGGCGACATCGGTTCATAGGAGGCAATGATCTTAGAGCATTACAAAAAAGTCAAAATTCCAAGCGTCTCATTTACGCTTGGCATCGCATCGTCTATACAGCCATTATTCCTATTTTACTGTTAGCGTTACTTACAGGAATAGGTATGTATAAACCTGTTCAATTTTCCTGGGTTGTTGATATGTTTGGTAGTTGGCAAGCACTAAGAATTGTTCACTTTGCCTCAGTACCGATGTTTATTATCTTTACAATTATTCACTCTTTATTAGGACGTAAGGCTGGAGGTTCCCAACTTACAGAATCAATGTTTTGGTAAACAAAACTTTGGAGGATGAGGGAGAAAAACCAATGACAAATTACAAATGACTAATAACTAATGATAAATGACAAAAAATTAATTCGCATAAATCGTCCTCAATTAACACGCCGCAAATTCTTAGAAATTTCTGGAGTTTCTGGCATGGGGTTTCTTATGGGTGGCTGTGGTACACCAGCATTTGAAGATATTGTAGGTAAACTTTCTGAGCCACTTAATCAGAAAGTTGAAGAGTTAGTGTTTAAACCACAAAAGCCTGTAGCGGAATTTTCTTTTAGTGAGATTAAACCAGAAGAATTAATAGTTAATAGTTTTAGGTCTACTCCAATTATAGATACGGCACAGTATCGTTTAATTATTGATGGTGAGGTTAACAATCCTCTAAGCCTGAGTATGGCAGAAATCCAGGCTTTACCTCTGACTTCCATGATTATACGCCATGTTTGTGTGGAAGGTTGGGCAGCGATCGTTCAGTGGGGTGGCGTACGTCTACAGGAAATAGTTGCCCTTGCTCAACCCAAAGCAAATGTCCAATATGCTTACTTTAAATCAGCTGATGGCTACTATGAAAGTTGGGATATAGCTTCAACTTTACATCCCCAAACTTTGTTAGCTTATCAGAAAAATGGTGATCCTTTGCCAATAGAAAATGGTGCACCTTTGCGTTTAGCATCACCAATTAAACTTGGATATAAGCAGAGCAAGTGGGTAACTCGAATTACACTTGTTAGTTACTTATCACTTTTTAAAGGTTACTGGGAAGATCAGGGCTATGAATGGTTTGCAGGATTATAGAGAGTTAGGAGTGAGGAGTTATAAATTTATGATGTGGCTATTCATCCTTTTTTAGGAATACAAGATATGAATTTTTTCGATAAATTACATATTAACATCTCTCAAAATCAAAGTTTACTCTTTGTAGGCCTTGATCCAAATCCAGAGATGATGCCGGCTCGTTACGAATCTGAAGACATCATCACTGGTTTATGGCAGTGGTTGCAATTCATCATTACTGAAACTGCTGATTTTGTTTGTGCATATAAACCAACACTTGGCTTTTATGAAGCTTTGGGTATTCCAGGCTTAGAACTATTGCATAAAACTTTAGCAGCTATTCCAAGCCACATCCCAATTATTTTAGATGCTAAACATAGTGATTTAAATACTAGTACCATCTTTGCTCGCGCTGTATTTACAGAATGGCAGGTAGATGCAATCACTCTGAGTCCTTATACAGGACAAGATCATGTAGTGCCTTTTTTGGTTTATCCTGATAAAGCAGTGTTTATTTTATGCTGTACTTCTAATGCAGGTGCAGAAGCTTTACAACAGTATCCTGGTAACGAAACACCTCTTTATTTACAAGTCGTTAAAGAGTCAAAAAACTGGGGAACTCCAGAACAATTGGGTTTGGAAGTAGGAACTATAAATCCTGAAGTTTTAGCGCTCATTCGATCAGTTGCTCCTGAACGTATTATTATGGCGCGTAGTATCTGGGCAGAAGGTGGAAATCTCAAGCAAATTTTAGAAGCAGGTTTGAATACTAACGGTGATGGTTTGCTGATTCCGGTTCCTCAAGATATGCTAGGAAGCTCACAATTATCTCAAGAAATCCAGTCTTTAAACGCAGAAATTAATCAATTTAAAACTGAAATTATTGATGAGAATTCTACGTGTTCTGTGTGGTTACCTAATGTTTGTGTTTTTAATCAGCACCCTCAACAAGATTTGATTTTGCAACTTTATGACATTGGTTGCATTATGTTTGGGAAATTTGTCCAAGCATCAGGAGCTATATTTCCTTATTACATCGACTTACGCAAAATTATTTCCAATCCTCAACTTTTTAATCAAGTTCTCTGTGCCTATGAGAAAATTTTGAAAAACCTTGATTTTGATAGATTAGCAGGTATTCCGTATGGTTCTTTGCCCACTGCTACTGGTTTAGCTTTACGTCTTCAGTGTCCGATGATTTTTCCTCGTAAAGAGGTCAAGGCCCACGGAACTCGTAGAGTAATTGAAGGTAGTTTTTACCCTGGTGAAACAATTGTGGTAGTTGATGATATTCTGATCAGTGGTAAAAGTGTCATGGAAGGAGCAGAAAAATTGAAATCAGCAGGATTAAATGTTAATGATATTGTGGTATTTATTGACCATGAAAAAGGAGTAAGAGATAGGTTACAAGACAATGGTTATCGCGGTCATGCGGTCTTAACTCTTTCAGAAATTACTAATACTTTATATCAAGCAGGAAGGATAAATGATGAGCAATTTTTAGCTTTTACTGAAAGTTAGTACTCAATTTAAGTTTACTGGTAGACGTTTTTGTATTTCACTGAATTTTTTGTTTACCCAGTCAAGTTACTCTGATAGATTATTAAAAATCTATTGTATTTTCTTAACTATGACCAGTTTTATTTTCCTAGACGCTTTTAAGCAACCGAATAATTTTGAATTTTAAATTACTTATGAATTTCTCGCTCAATCAACTACTTAAATGGTTAATTTTTACGCTGCTGTTTCCTCTACTCTTTCTCAATGGGTGGCTAGCGTTTCGGCTTTTTCAAAATTTGCAACCTCTGTTAACAATTTTTATTTTAGCTACTTTATTTGCATTTATTTTAAACTACCCTGTTTCGTTTATCCAAAAGCGGGGAGTTAAACGCAACTATGCAGTGTCATCAGTTTTTATATTAACCTTGGTGATTTTAGTTACTTTTGGAATCACCTTATTGCCTATTGTTATTGAGGAATTTAATGAGATAACTAGAGTACTTCCGCAATGGATTGATTCTAGTAGTGAAAGGCTTCAAATTTTAAATGATTGGTTTTTTAGACATAAATTAAATGTAAATTTAAGTGAATTATTAACGCGAGTAACTGACCGCTTGCCTGATGAATTAGAGTATGTTTCAGACAAACTTTTGAGCATTATTATAGATACTATCGATAGTGTATCTGAAGCATTAATTACAGTAGTATTAACTTTTTACCTGTTGTTAGATGGCCCTCGCTTGTGGGAAGGGATATTTAAAAAGTTGCCTGGTAGTTTTACTAAGCAGGTAAGCCTATCTATTCAGCAAAACTTCCAAAATTACTTTATTGGACAAGGAAGTTTAGCTTTGCTAATGGGCGTTTCAGAAACTTTATTACTGTTAGCTTTTCAAGTACAGTTTGGTTTACTCTTTGGTTTGGGAATTGGGCTTTTGAGCTTAATTCCTTTTGGTGATATTGTCAGTCTATTTGTAATAACTTTGATAATAGCAACACATGATGTGTGGTTAGCACTTAAGGTTTTTGCATTAGCTATTGTAATTGATCAGTTAATTGACCAAGCGATCGCACCACGACTTTTGGGCAGATTCACAGGACTTAGACCACTATGGGTGATAATTGCTTTACTCGTAGGAACTAATATTGGTGGGGTATTGGGCTTGCTAGTTGCAGTACCTGTTGCTGGATTTATTAAAGATGTAGCAGATGGTTTTTCTAAATCTACTAGTTCTGAGAATTTGGTTGAGGGTGAAGAAGCAGCAGAATTGTTGCCAGAAGAATCAATATCGCAATGTGACACATAGACCATGTAGAGACGTTGCATTGCAACGTCTTTACTATCGCAATCATTAATTGAATCTGTATAGCATTAAAAAAAATCCCCCAGTATTGCTACCAAGGGAGGAATATTTAATACCATTTCACTTATGTTTGCCAGAGATGATCTCCGTTTGTGCCTCTAGTCTAGGCCAGAGGTCGGAGCATTCCCCAAATCTTACAACAAAAAGCGCTCAGGTATAATTATTAGCCAACATTTGCTAATAACAGCTCTCGTTCTTCTGCCTTTTGTACCTTCACCTGAGAGTCATCGTCAACATCAACAATGGCTGTGTCTCCATCTGTGATTTGACCAGACAACAGTGCTTCGGCGAGAGAATCTTCTAGGAGGCGCATAATTGCCCGACGTAATGGTCTAGCACCATAGCTGGGGTTATAGCCTTCTTGTACCACAAGCTCTTTGAAGCGTTCTGTGACTTCTAGGGTAATTCCCTTTTCAGTCAACCGGGTAGAAACATCGCGGAGCATGATTTCGGCGATTTGCTTAACTTCATCCTTAGAAAGCTGGGTGAAGACGATAATTTCATCGACACGGTTGAGGAACTCAGGACG
This region of Nostoc sp. UHCC 0302 genomic DNA includes:
- a CDS encoding bifunctional orotidine-5'-phosphate decarboxylase/orotate phosphoribosyltransferase; the protein is MNFFDKLHINISQNQSLLFVGLDPNPEMMPARYESEDIITGLWQWLQFIITETADFVCAYKPTLGFYEALGIPGLELLHKTLAAIPSHIPIILDAKHSDLNTSTIFARAVFTEWQVDAITLSPYTGQDHVVPFLVYPDKAVFILCCTSNAGAEALQQYPGNETPLYLQVVKESKNWGTPEQLGLEVGTINPEVLALIRSVAPERIIMARSIWAEGGNLKQILEAGLNTNGDGLLIPVPQDMLGSSQLSQEIQSLNAEINQFKTEIIDENSTCSVWLPNVCVFNQHPQQDLILQLYDIGCIMFGKFVQASGAIFPYYIDLRKIISNPQLFNQVLCAYEKILKNLDFDRLAGIPYGSLPTATGLALRLQCPMIFPRKEVKAHGTRRVIEGSFYPGETIVVVDDILISGKSVMEGAEKLKSAGLNVNDIVVFIDHEKGVRDRLQDNGYRGHAVLTLSEITNTLYQAGRINDEQFLAFTES
- a CDS encoding AI-2E family transporter, which encodes MNFSLNQLLKWLIFTLLFPLLFLNGWLAFRLFQNLQPLLTIFILATLFAFILNYPVSFIQKRGVKRNYAVSSVFILTLVILVTFGITLLPIVIEEFNEITRVLPQWIDSSSERLQILNDWFFRHKLNVNLSELLTRVTDRLPDELEYVSDKLLSIIIDTIDSVSEALITVVLTFYLLLDGPRLWEGIFKKLPGSFTKQVSLSIQQNFQNYFIGQGSLALLMGVSETLLLLAFQVQFGLLFGLGIGLLSLIPFGDIVSLFVITLIIATHDVWLALKVFALAIVIDQLIDQAIAPRLLGRFTGLRPLWVIIALLVGTNIGGVLGLLVAVPVAGFIKDVADGFSKSTSSENLVEGEEAAELLPEESISQCDT